DNA sequence from the Colletotrichum destructivum chromosome 9, complete sequence genome:
AAATCCCATAGTCTGACACGCACCAGTGCGGCACCTGCTGGCAGCTCACCTACAACGGCAAGAGCATCAAcgtccttgccgtcgaccacgccggctccggcttcaacctcgccctcggcgccctgaACGACCTGAccaacggccaggccgtccagctcggccgcATCGAGGCCCAGGCTACCCAGGTCGGCCTTAACGCCTGCGGCCTGTAGGGGACGatgagagagtgagagagtgagagatgAAGAGAAGATCACATCACGTCCCAATACGACAGCGTAGTAATTGGTTGGGCATCAATGGCCGGCTGGATTTAATGGACAGCTCGACACTGTATTGAACCGGCGTTCCTCCATCATTTAGCATCATGCATATCACGATACATTCCTTAGAACATAGCTAAAACTTAATGAAGCACGGGTTTTTGCCCTGATCAAAACTCTGAGCTCGAAGGGTCTTTGGAAAGAGATTGACTTCTTGAACTACAATGATGGGGATTTCTAACTAGTGAGTGTGAAACCCAGTGTGAGTATCCTGAAGGCTGGTGTTTGCTTGCCTGCTCGGAGGTCTGCACTCTTCTTGGCGCACTAGTACCGCCGGTGGTTTCTCCTTCTTTGCCTTCTTTGCCAAAACGTTTTCAATGATCTAAAGAACTCATCTGCTACTCGGATCGCTGCATCAACCGTCGGTCAGCATCCGGCAACAGTTTCCAGTCTCAGAGACCTACTCCCCATCACTCTCGTATGCATTGTCGGGGTCTTTCGAGAGTAAAGCTTCAAGCAGGAGAAATATATGCCTGGAACATCACAGTACCGCATGAGGTCGCATCGACTACGGATAAAACAGTTGTCTTTTCAACATGTCGGCGTGATTAGACATGATGGTGGAGGCCTTTGGAAAGCAATCGGGTAGAGATGGTGCCATTCAGAGTTGGTAGGAAAATACCCAGCCATCTCTGGAAGCGACTTAATGGTTTCGCCCCCACGCGTTACCTTATTGTTCACGGCAGCCGGCTCCGACTCCGTGTCATTGGTGGATACAGTGCTCCGTCTGTCAGTCCGGCCCGGGAGTGGGTTGTTCAAACCGGCGACGGCAAGCGGCGCGGAAGCGGATTTGCCCGTCGAAACGAGACCGAGCCCACAATCAATGTGGCGAGGCCCAGCGGCAGAGCTTTGCATCCAATGAAAGttttcctctcccccctttgGCAGGCCGGAACCAAGCGACAACCTGTCGAGGGCACGAACCAAGCCCATTCCGCAAGATGCTAGAGCTGGAAATGGCGGAGGATATATGGCTTCGAGCAGATCTAGACTACATGTTCCTTGACGTTACAGACACACGTGGCAGAAATGAGAGTGAGACAGCAAGCGTTGAGTAGAGAGCCCCTGGTTTGCTGCACAATGAGATCAGAGACAGAAGACGGACTGGCTGTTGAAACCGAGACGGGGACTACCCTGACCACCCGGGTTGGCCAGGCAGCACTGGAGACTTTTCCACTTCCATCTGCAAGAAGTCCACTTGTGAAAATAgaaggggagaaaaggaaaagaagaaaaaactGCAGTGCGAACAAGCAGAATTCGATGCGAAGCGCACGTGAATGGAGGGGCAGAGGAGGTACGTACCGTAGTCGAAATCAACGCTGAAGAGGGGTGCCTGAACAAAACCCCGCCTTGCAGGAAtttttctttgcttctaGAGCGCTTCAATTCGTTATCTTATCTGCAGTGGCGGGGCTCATCTCGAAATTTTCACGGCTGGTCCCCTAAAATTTTGTGTCTGgtgccttttttttttttggttgGTTTAATTGTATGATACAAattatttttattttatttcCCCCCTCTTGAAGCTACGGATTGTCTGTCATAGGTGGTTCGGGcatcaacaagaacaacTGGACTGGCTGGCACCCTGTCCTGggctcccccccctccccctctggATTAAAAATCCGTAGCGCCGAgtcttcttttccccttcttctctcacCTCGCTCCCGTTCTTCCCCTCTTgtgttctcttcttcttcttttttcttgagcgcaggaggacgacgagataCCCAACAAGAAAAATACAAGATGGATAAAGGAAACTTGGTCCAGCTGCTCCAAGCGAGCCAGATTCGTGAGTTTCTCTTCCTCTACCCTTCCTcgtccccctcccttctctgGGACATCTCCGTCGCCCTGTGCCACCCCGGCAGCAAACCCGGCCGAAAGCCAGCCTCCCTCATTtcctctcgccctcgctTCTTTTTCGCTTTGTGGCTCTCGCCTATTTATATgttgcctttttttttctcttcctcatcttccccCGGAAAAACCTCAAGAGTTCCTTCTTGCTAACCTGCTCTCTCCTCTTCAGCCGACACcgagaaggtcaaggccgtcacGGCCGAGTTGCAGAAGAACTACTACTCCAAGCCCGAGTCCCTTCTCCTGCTGATCGAGATCACCGTCTCCCACGATgacgccgccatccgtcAGCTGTCCTCCGTGCAGGCTCTGCGCCTGACCCCCAGACACTGGTCGAAGCTCCCCGCCGACAAGCGACAGCTGGCCAAGCAACACATCCTGGACAGCATTCTGAACGACCAGTCTGCTTCCTCGCGCCGCTCCAAGTCGCGCCTTTTGGCCTGCGccatcggcctcgaccttgaggatggcgagggtCAGGACTTCGTTCGTAACCTCCTGTCTCTGAACACCTCCGACAACGTCGCCCACCGCGAGGTTGGCTCCTACATCCTTTACGCTCtcctcgacaacgaccccacCCACTTCGCCGAGCAGACCActcagcttcttggcctcgtccagAAGACCATCGTTGACCCTGCCAGCGCCGAGGTCCGCCTGACTTCCGTCAAGTCCGTCGGCGCTCTGCTGATGATCGTCGACCCGGAGGAGGACACCGAGAGCGTGAAGCTCATCCAGCAGCTCATCCAGCCCATGGTTGAGATCCTCAAGAACGCCATCTCCGAGGGTAACGACGACCACTACAGAGACGTCTTTGAGGTCTTCCAGTCCTTCTTGGGCTACGACTCtgccttcctcgccgcccacctCAAGGACCTCGTTCACTTCATgatcgacctcgccgtcaacaCCGACGTCGAAGAGGATGCCCGTTCGCAGGCCCTGGCTTTCCTCAGCCAGTGCGCCCGCTACCGCCGCATGAAGCTCCAGGCCATGAAGGACATGGGTGCTCTGCTCATGTCCAAGAGCATGCAAGTCGTCACCGAGatcgacaccgacgacgaggatgatgacaACTCCCCTGCGAGAACTGCTCTGTCTCTCATTGACCAGCTGGCCAGCGACCTGCCCCCTCGCCAGGTCATTGTGCCTCTGCTCGAGCAGTTCACTCAGTTCGCTCAGAACCCCAATCCCGGTCACCGCAAGTCTgccattctctctctcggcaCTGCCGCCGAGGGTGCTCCTGACTTCATCGCCACCCAGCTCCAGCCCCTGCTGCCCGTTGTTCTTCAGCTCTTGAACGACCAGGATGGCTCCGTCCGTCACGCTGCCCTTGTCGGTCTCATCcatctcgccgacgagatggccgacgagCTCTCTCCCAAGCACCGCGAACTCATCAGCGCCCTCCTCAccaacctcgaggccgtcgccggctccgCCGACAAGCAGAGTGTCAGAATCATCCGTGCTGCCTGTGGTGCCCTCGACTCCCTCATCGGTGAGGGACTCGAGGACGACCTGATCAACGAGTTCGGCCCCAAGCTGATCGTCCCCATGGGCaagctcctcggccacgagGACTTCGCCGtgaaggccgccgctgccggtgccATTGGCGCCATCGCCTCCGCTCTTGGTGGCGAGCAGTTCAAGCCCTACTTCAACGATGTTATGGGCGCTCTTGGCCAGTACGTCACCATCAAGGACAGCGAGGAGGCGCTCGCCCTTCGCTCGTCCGTCTGCGACTCCATGGGCCGCATCGCcgatgccgttggcgccCAGGAGTTCCAGCCCTACGTCATGGATCTCATGAAGGCCAGCGAGGAGGCTCTCAGCCTCGACAACGCCCGCCTCAAGGAGACCAGCTTCATCCTTTGGGCTTCCCTGTCCAAGGTCTACGGAAACGAGTTTGCTCACTTCCTCCCCGGTGTCTTCAAGGGTCTCTTTGACTGCCTTGAGCTTGAAGAGGAGTCTGTCTCCATCCCCGGCCTCACGGAGGAGGATATCCCTGAGGGTCTGCTGCTCTCTGGcggcaagaagctcaacttcaaggccgccgccgaagatgacgacgaggagggtaTGGATGAGGACGCCGACtgggaggacctcgacgacttcGCCGGCGTTACCGCCGTTGCTCTTGAGCAGGAGATCGCTctcgaggttctcggcgacgtcatCACCCACTCTTGTGGCCCTGATGCCATCAGACAGTACCTTGGCGACGCTATGGGCAAGGTCGCCCCCCTCGCTGAGCACCCCTACGATGGCGCCCGTAAGGCCGCCATCTCCACCCTCTGGCGCTCTTACAGCCGTGTCTGGCAGCTCTTCGAGGAGTCGACCGGCACCAAGTGGCAGGCTGGCTTCCCCCCCAAGCAGCAGCCTGACGAGGTCATTGTCAACCTTGGCCAGATGGTTGTTGATGCCACCAAGGGTGTCTGGCAAGAGGACACTGAACGGTACGTTCCAAATACTTCCTGGTTTTCAATTCCCCCCTATTCCCCGCCCTTAAAGGATGAGTAACTCGCGTTATACCCAGCTCACTCAGACGCACACAATGTGTGCGGTTGCTGAGAACACGTTTGATCATATCTGACCCATTGGGCAACTCCACGTTCATTCATGGCCATCGTTTCGTTTGGGACACTCGTGCTAACGAATCATCTCAGGACCGTCATCACCGAGATCAACCGCAACATGGCGGCCACCCTCAAGACCTGCGGCCCCTCTatcctcgtccacgacgaCCTGCTCAAGGAGAGCATCACCATCCTCGGCACCCTCATCACCCGCTCCCACCCCTGCCAGcaggacctcggcgacgaggaggaggagcaggaggccgagggctCTTCCGAGTTCGACTGGCTCGTCATCGACACCGCCCTGGACGTcatccttggcctcgccaccgctctcggcggcgacttcGCCGAGATGTGGAAGATCTTTGAGAAGCCCATCCTCAAGTTCGCCAGCTCTCAGGAGTCCCTCGAGCGCTCCACCGCTGTGGgcgtcatcgccgaggcTGTCAAGTACAtgggcgaggccgtcaccCCCTTCACCGACTCTCTCCTGCCTGtgctcctccaccgcctGACG
Encoded proteins:
- a CDS encoding Putative importin-beta domain, armadillo-like helical, importin beta family, which translates into the protein MDKGNLVQLLQASQIPDTEKVKAVTAELQKNYYSKPESLLLLIEITVSHDDAAIRQLSSVQALRLTPRHWSKLPADKRQLAKQHILDSILNDQSASSRRSKSRLLACAIGLDLEDGEGQDFVRNLLSLNTSDNVAHREVGSYILYALLDNDPTHFAEQTTQLLGLVQKTIVDPASAEVRLTSVKSVGALLMIVDPEEDTESVKLIQQLIQPMVEILKNAISEGNDDHYRDVFEVFQSFLGYDSAFLAAHLKDLVHFMIDLAVNTDVEEDARSQALAFLSQCARYRRMKLQAMKDMGALLMSKSMQVVTEIDTDDEDDDNSPARTALSLIDQLASDLPPRQVIVPLLEQFTQFAQNPNPGHRKSAILSLGTAAEGAPDFIATQLQPLLPVVLQLLNDQDGSVRHAALVGLIHLADEMADELSPKHRELISALLTNLEAVAGSADKQSVRIIRAACGALDSLIGEGLEDDLINEFGPKLIVPMGKLLGHEDFAVKAAAAGAIGAIASALGGEQFKPYFNDVMGALGQYVTIKDSEEALALRSSVCDSMGRIADAVGAQEFQPYVMDLMKASEEALSLDNARLKETSFILWASLSKVYGNEFAHFLPGVFKGLFDCLELEEESVSIPGLTEEDIPEGLLLSGGKKLNFKAAAEDDDEEGMDEDADWEDLDDFAGVTAVALEQEIALEVLGDVITHSCGPDAIRQYLGDAMGKVAPLAEHPYDGARKAAISTLWRSYSRVWQLFEESTGTKWQAGFPPKQQPDEVIVNLGQMVVDATKGVWQEDTERTVITEINRNMAATLKTCGPSILVHDDLLKESITILGTLITRSHPCQQDLGDEEEEQEAEGSSEFDWLVIDTALDVILGLATALGGDFAEMWKIFEKPILKFASSQESLERSTAVGVIAEAVKYMGEAVTPFTDSLLPVLLHRLTDPDSLAKSNAAYATGQLIFNSQSTNQTISQYPAVLEKLEPLLQIKESRMVDNVSGCISRMILRNPNPEFVERVLPAVVDVLPLQEDYEENAPIYQAIAKLYEQQNPTVVNLTPKILPILQAVLSPPEEQLEPETRQLVQKLASLLH